In Chryseobacterium gleum, a single genomic region encodes these proteins:
- a CDS encoding prolyl oligopeptidase family serine peptidase produces MKNGLLTGCILLSQVIFAQYNYPKTPENPVTDDYFGTKITDNYQWLENLKSPEVQTWFKAQSDFSHNLINIIPNRDALYQRMKQVQELGGDSYGYAKQRGNLYFYAKTKKNEKLSKLYAKDVSTGQETLIFDPETYKKDAQITDFTVDSSGNKIALLFSKSGSEICELRILDLKTKKFLNDTLSPIWSEFNFEFTPDGQYITYTKMSTGDPNSNMLLKEMKAMLHQIGTSQDKDVILGSREEYPELNILTEQFPEVSFTSDYQTMILRIGSTKSENPVFYAPISSLKDKKIKWKQIIKPSDEIVQTFISGDQLFFLTHKDAPNYKVGLTSLSNPDFDHAKVIVAESSSVITSIHSSKNYLFYSLSNGITQDKYQIDRKTLAITKVPLPGGINNSIALNARENDNLQCYNSNWLTPGTFYDYNPESGKAVKSKYFNGDSNYPDYNALYEVKEVEVKSHDGAIVPLSIIYPKNIKMDGSTPAYITGYGGYGISYTPRFSTRLSVLLEQGVVLAVAHVRGGGEKGDKWHRDGMKAKKPNTWKDFIACSEYLVNQKYTSPSKLIGNGASMGGVLIGRAITERPDLYGVAIAEVGMTNALRSQNSANGDNQIPEVGSIKNSEDIKHLIEMDAQSKVKKGIKYPAVLVSTGMNDSRITPWEPAKFAAALQNSTSSGKPVLLYVNYENGHFTSDLEITFREYADIYAFALWQVGHPKFQPEKK; encoded by the coding sequence ATGAAAAATGGACTTCTGACAGGCTGTATATTATTAAGCCAGGTCATTTTTGCTCAGTATAATTATCCCAAGACTCCTGAAAATCCTGTGACAGACGATTACTTTGGTACCAAAATCACAGACAATTACCAATGGCTGGAAAACCTGAAAAGTCCCGAAGTACAAACATGGTTCAAGGCACAGTCAGATTTCAGCCATAATCTTATTAATATCATTCCTAATCGTGATGCCCTTTACCAAAGAATGAAACAGGTTCAGGAACTTGGTGGAGATTCTTATGGCTATGCAAAACAAAGAGGAAATCTTTATTTCTATGCTAAAACCAAAAAAAATGAAAAGCTTTCCAAGCTCTACGCAAAAGACGTTTCTACGGGACAGGAAACTCTGATTTTTGACCCTGAAACCTATAAAAAGGATGCACAGATCACCGATTTCACAGTAGATTCCAGCGGTAATAAAATTGCCTTGTTATTTTCCAAGTCCGGGAGTGAAATTTGTGAGCTTAGAATTTTAGATCTGAAAACTAAAAAATTCCTTAATGATACTTTGTCGCCCATCTGGAGCGAATTCAATTTTGAATTTACTCCGGATGGACAGTATATCACCTATACCAAGATGAGCACGGGAGATCCTAACAGCAATATGTTGCTGAAAGAAATGAAGGCGATGCTTCATCAGATTGGGACCAGTCAGGATAAAGACGTTATATTGGGATCACGCGAAGAATATCCGGAACTCAATATCTTAACAGAACAATTTCCTGAAGTATCTTTTACAAGTGATTACCAAACCATGATCTTAAGAATTGGATCCACAAAAAGCGAAAACCCTGTTTTTTATGCTCCGATATCTTCTCTTAAAGATAAAAAAATCAAGTGGAAACAGATCATCAAACCATCGGACGAGATTGTACAGACATTCATCAGCGGAGATCAATTGTTTTTCCTTACTCATAAGGATGCTCCCAATTATAAAGTAGGACTGACAAGTTTATCAAATCCTGATTTCGATCATGCTAAAGTTATTGTTGCTGAAAGCAGTTCTGTCATCACCTCTATCCACAGCTCTAAAAATTATCTGTTCTATTCTTTAAGCAATGGGATTACCCAGGATAAATATCAGATAGATCGTAAAACATTGGCTATAACCAAAGTTCCTCTACCTGGGGGGATCAATAATTCTATCGCTCTTAATGCCCGTGAAAATGATAATCTGCAATGCTATAACAGCAATTGGCTTACTCCCGGCACTTTTTATGATTATAACCCAGAAAGTGGTAAAGCTGTAAAAAGCAAATATTTTAACGGAGACAGCAACTATCCTGATTACAATGCACTGTATGAAGTAAAAGAAGTGGAAGTAAAAAGTCATGACGGAGCAATAGTCCCTCTTTCTATTATTTATCCTAAAAACATCAAAATGGATGGCAGTACTCCAGCTTATATCACAGGGTATGGCGGTTATGGAATATCTTATACCCCTCGGTTTTCCACTAGATTATCAGTATTGCTTGAACAAGGTGTAGTACTGGCAGTTGCCCATGTAAGAGGAGGAGGCGAAAAAGGAGACAAATGGCACAGAGACGGAATGAAAGCTAAAAAACCGAATACCTGGAAAGATTTTATCGCATGTTCCGAATATCTTGTGAATCAAAAATATACTTCTCCCTCAAAGCTTATCGGCAATGGGGCAAGTATGGGAGGAGTCCTTATTGGGCGCGCTATTACTGAAAGACCGGATTTATATGGAGTTGCCATCGCCGAAGTAGGAATGACCAATGCTCTTCGTTCTCAGAACTCAGCCAACGGCGACAATCAAATTCCTGAGGTTGGAAGTATAAAAAATTCTGAAGATATTAAGCACCTTATTGAAATGGATGCTCAAAGCAAGGTAAAAAAAGGCATAAAGTACCCAGCTGTTCTTGTGAGTACCGGAATGAATGATTCCAGAATTACCCCATGGGAACCTGCAAAATTTGCCGCTGCATTACAGAACAGTACCTCTTCCGGGAAACCTGTTTTATTATATGTGAATTATGAAAACGGACACTTTACAAGTGATCTGGAAATAACTTTCCGTGAATATGCAGATATTTATGCTTTTGCATTATGGCAGGTGGGTCATCCGAAATTTCAACCCGAAAAAAAATAA
- the recR gene encoding recombination mediator RecR, translated as MDYPSKVLAKAVDEISGLPGIGRKTALRLALHLLKQPSSRAVSLGNSLINLVNEIKYCKECHNFSDFDVCEICSNEKRNGELICIVEDVRDVIAIENTGKYTGKYLILGGKISPMEGVGPGQLNIPSIEKKLNEGKVKEFIFALSATMEGDTTAYYIYKKFKNFNVNFSSIARGISVGDELEYADEISLGRSIINRLPYNEKD; from the coding sequence ATGGATTACCCTAGTAAAGTATTGGCAAAGGCGGTGGATGAGATTTCCGGACTGCCTGGGATTGGTAGAAAAACGGCTTTAAGATTAGCATTACATTTGTTGAAGCAGCCCAGCTCCAGAGCCGTAAGTCTTGGAAACTCCCTGATTAATCTCGTCAACGAAATTAAATACTGCAAAGAATGTCATAATTTTTCAGATTTTGACGTTTGTGAAATATGCAGCAATGAAAAGAGAAATGGCGAACTGATCTGTATTGTGGAAGATGTGCGTGATGTCATTGCTATTGAAAATACAGGGAAGTACACGGGGAAATATCTGATTCTTGGTGGAAAAATATCTCCAATGGAAGGAGTTGGACCAGGCCAGTTGAATATTCCCAGCATTGAAAAAAAGCTGAATGAAGGGAAAGTGAAAGAATTTATTTTTGCGTTGAGTGCTACGATGGAGGGAGATACGACAGCTTATTATATTTATAAGAAATTTAAAAACTTCAATGTTAATTTTTCAAGCATTGCAAGAGGAATTTCGGTAGGAGACGAACTGGAATATGCCGATGAAATTTCTTTAGGAAGATCTATTATCAACAGATTGCCATACAACGAGAAAGATTAA
- a CDS encoding 2Fe-2S iron-sulfur cluster-binding protein — MSDINIKITDREGVTHDVVAPTDMSMNLMEIIRSYELAEEGTIGVCGGMAMCASCQVYVINDPGLEPMGDEEDAMLAEAFHVKDNSRLGCQLHIADEMEGLEVEIAPYP; from the coding sequence ATGTCAGATATTAATATTAAAATCACCGACAGAGAAGGGGTAACCCACGATGTCGTAGCTCCTACGGATATGTCCATGAATTTAATGGAAATTATCCGTTCCTATGAATTGGCAGAAGAAGGTACTATTGGTGTATGCGGAGGAATGGCGATGTGTGCTTCGTGCCAGGTTTATGTAATCAATGATCCGGGGCTGGAACCAATGGGAGATGAAGAAGATGCGATGTTGGCTGAAGCTTTTCACGTGAAAGACAACAGCAGATTAGGATGCCAGCTGCATATTGCTGATGAAATGGAGGGACTTGAAGTGGAGATTGCTCCTTATCCTTAG
- the secG gene encoding preprotein translocase subunit SecG, whose product MDTIFTLLMVLVMIASVLLVIIVMAQNPKGGGLSSTFGGASSAQFGVQRTNDFMEKATWTLGGTIIVLILLSVVITGKPSQALPQQPAKKEAPAKQSAPASSTTTPAQTPAPVK is encoded by the coding sequence ACACTATTGATGGTTCTTGTTATGATTGCCAGTGTTTTATTGGTAATTATCGTTATGGCGCAAAATCCAAAAGGAGGAGGCCTTTCCAGTACATTCGGAGGTGCATCATCTGCACAGTTCGGGGTACAGAGAACCAATGATTTCATGGAAAAAGCAACATGGACTCTGGGCGGAACTATCATCGTTCTTATCCTTTTAAGCGTTGTTATTACAGGTAAGCCTTCTCAGGCACTTCCTCAACAGCCAGCGAAGAAAGAAGCTCCTGCAAAACAGTCAGCTCCTGCTTCTTCTACAACAACTCCGGCACAAACTCCTGCACCGGTAAAATAA
- a CDS encoding aminoacyl-histidine dipeptidase — protein MELSNIEPHIIWKNFSRLNAVPRPSKKEEKVIAFIKGFGENLGLETTVDEVGNVIIKKPATAGMENRKSVVLQSHLDMVCQKNNDVNFDFETEGIKMEIDGDWVKAKGTTLGADNGLGVATIMSILESSDIPHPALEALFTIDEETGMTGALGLKPGQLTGDILLNLDTEEDDEIDIGCAGGVDVTITQTYPAEASKGQIVRLEVKGLQGGHSGMDIHKGFGNANIILGRLLYSGLENQNIELVSIDSGGLRNAIPREGVAVISVRNAQEFIENVTVLKKDILEEFATVEPGIQINIESSTSSDKAISEEDSRKVILTLKALHNGVYRMSPDVKDLVEASNNVARVELKGGELKILNLTRSSVDSSKYSVAEQLKSVAELAGMNVEFSGSYPGWKPKPGSEIVQLMEKLYTEKFNEKPHVVACHAGLECGIIGANYPEMEMVSFGPTIRGAHSPDERANIPSAQKFWSFLKDILANIPQK, from the coding sequence ATGGAATTATCTAATATAGAACCGCATATCATCTGGAAAAACTTCTCCAGATTAAATGCTGTTCCAAGACCTTCAAAAAAAGAAGAAAAAGTAATTGCTTTCATCAAAGGATTTGGTGAGAATTTAGGACTGGAAACTACGGTAGATGAAGTAGGAAACGTTATTATTAAAAAACCTGCCACTGCAGGAATGGAAAACCGTAAATCTGTTGTGCTTCAGTCTCACCTTGATATGGTTTGCCAGAAAAATAATGATGTTAATTTTGATTTTGAAACAGAAGGAATCAAAATGGAAATTGACGGTGACTGGGTAAAGGCAAAAGGAACTACACTAGGAGCTGATAACGGTTTAGGAGTAGCAACCATTATGTCTATCCTTGAAAGTTCAGATATACCCCACCCTGCATTGGAAGCTCTTTTCACTATTGATGAAGAGACCGGAATGACAGGTGCTCTGGGATTAAAACCAGGACAGTTAACAGGTGATATTCTATTGAATCTTGACACTGAAGAAGATGATGAAATTGATATCGGCTGCGCAGGTGGTGTTGATGTAACCATCACTCAAACTTACCCTGCAGAAGCTTCAAAAGGACAAATTGTAAGACTTGAAGTAAAAGGTCTTCAGGGAGGCCACTCCGGAATGGATATCCATAAAGGTTTCGGAAATGCCAATATCATTTTGGGAAGACTTCTTTACAGCGGACTGGAAAACCAGAACATTGAACTGGTTTCTATCGACAGCGGAGGGTTGAGAAATGCGATTCCAAGAGAAGGTGTTGCCGTTATTTCGGTGAGAAATGCTCAGGAGTTTATTGAAAATGTAACGGTTCTTAAAAAAGATATTTTAGAAGAATTCGCAACGGTAGAACCTGGAATCCAGATTAATATTGAGAGCTCTACATCTTCTGACAAGGCAATTTCTGAAGAAGATTCCAGAAAAGTGATCCTTACTTTAAAAGCGCTTCACAACGGAGTTTACAGAATGAGCCCGGACGTAAAAGATCTTGTAGAAGCTTCCAACAACGTGGCAAGAGTAGAACTGAAAGGTGGAGAACTTAAGATCTTAAACCTTACGAGATCTTCTGTAGATTCTTCAAAATATTCAGTAGCGGAACAGTTAAAATCTGTAGCGGAACTGGCTGGAATGAATGTTGAATTCAGCGGTTCATATCCTGGATGGAAGCCAAAACCAGGTTCAGAAATTGTACAGCTGATGGAAAAACTTTACACAGAAAAGTTCAATGAAAAACCTCATGTTGTAGCGTGCCACGCAGGTCTTGAATGTGGAATCATCGGTGCTAATTATCCTGAAATGGAAATGGTAAGCTTTGGACCTACTATCAGAGGGGCACACTCTCCTGATGAAAGAGCCAATATTCCTTCAGCACAGAAATTCTGGAGCTTCCTAAAAGATATTTTAGCGAATATTCCTCAGAAATAA
- a CDS encoding NAD(P)/FAD-dependent oxidoreductase, with product MITTDILIIGAGPTGLFAVFEAGLLKMKCHIIDALPQPGGQLAELYPKKPIFDIPGYPSVNAGELVDNLMEQIKQFQPGFTLGETAVSYTKVDDEWFEVITNKGTVHRCRAIAIAGGLGTFEPRKPTFENIADYEEKGLEYFVKEPEHFRNKKVVIAGGGDSALDWSIFLSNVASEVTLIHRRNEFRGALDSVEKVQDLKNQGKIKLITPAEVTGIKGDGKVEAITVEVEGQEAYDIETDYFIPLFGLTPKLGEIGNWGLNIEKNAIVVNNALDYQTNIDGIYAIGDINTYPGKLKLILCGFHEATLMCQSVYNRLNPGKKFVLKYTTVSGVDGFDGSRKEAEKAVVKKID from the coding sequence ATGATAACCACTGATATATTGATCATAGGTGCGGGACCTACAGGACTTTTTGCAGTTTTTGAAGCTGGTTTATTAAAAATGAAGTGTCATATTATTGATGCACTTCCACAGCCGGGAGGGCAATTGGCGGAACTTTATCCTAAGAAACCTATCTTCGATATCCCAGGTTATCCTTCAGTAAATGCCGGAGAATTGGTAGATAATTTGATGGAGCAGATCAAGCAGTTTCAACCAGGATTTACTTTGGGAGAGACGGCTGTTTCTTATACAAAAGTTGATGACGAATGGTTTGAAGTGATTACCAATAAAGGTACTGTTCACAGATGTAGAGCTATTGCCATTGCAGGAGGACTAGGAACTTTTGAACCGAGAAAACCCACTTTCGAAAATATAGCTGATTATGAAGAAAAAGGTCTTGAATATTTCGTTAAAGAACCTGAGCACTTCAGAAACAAAAAAGTAGTTATTGCAGGAGGAGGTGATTCTGCCCTTGACTGGAGTATCTTCCTTTCAAATGTAGCCAGCGAAGTAACTTTAATCCACAGAAGAAATGAGTTCAGAGGAGCTTTGGATTCTGTAGAGAAAGTTCAGGATCTGAAAAACCAAGGGAAAATCAAATTAATTACTCCTGCAGAAGTTACCGGTATTAAAGGCGACGGAAAAGTAGAGGCTATCACGGTAGAAGTAGAAGGTCAGGAAGCTTACGATATCGAAACAGATTATTTTATTCCTTTATTCGGATTGACACCAAAATTGGGAGAGATCGGAAACTGGGGATTAAATATTGAAAAAAATGCAATCGTTGTAAACAATGCCCTTGATTATCAGACCAACATTGATGGTATTTATGCTATCGGGGATATCAACACTTACCCTGGAAAACTGAAGCTGATCCTTTGTGGTTTCCATGAGGCCACTTTAATGTGTCAGAGTGTTTACAACAGACTGAATCCTGGTAAAAAATTCGTTTTAAAATATACAACGGTAAGTGGAGTAGACGGATTTGACGGAAGCCGTAAAGAAGCAGAGAAGGCTGTTGTGAAAAAAATTGACTAA
- a CDS encoding TIGR00730 family Rossman fold protein, whose amino-acid sequence MKSITVFCGSSLGTDKIYEEQAFLLGQTLAKQNIQLIYGGSETGLMGTIANGVLSENGMVTGVLPYFLQAKEIAHKSLTELILVETMHERKTKMNELCDGVIVLPGGYGTLEEFFEMITWAQLGLHKKPIGILNIDGFYDDLIRLVQTMVDKGFLKQVNRDMLLISNTIDELLEKMRNYQAPTVGKWISKDQA is encoded by the coding sequence ATGAAAAGTATCACCGTATTCTGCGGCTCAAGTTTAGGCACAGATAAAATCTATGAAGAGCAGGCATTTTTGCTTGGCCAGACTTTGGCAAAACAAAATATACAATTAATTTACGGCGGCTCTGAAACCGGCTTAATGGGAACTATTGCCAACGGAGTATTAAGCGAAAACGGCATGGTAACAGGAGTTCTCCCCTATTTTTTACAAGCTAAAGAGATTGCTCATAAAAGCCTTACCGAACTGATCCTCGTAGAAACCATGCACGAAAGAAAAACCAAAATGAATGAACTCTGTGACGGCGTTATCGTTCTTCCTGGCGGCTATGGTACATTAGAAGAGTTTTTTGAGATGATCACATGGGCACAGCTTGGGCTTCATAAAAAACCCATCGGAATTCTAAATATTGACGGATTTTATGATGATCTGATCAGATTGGTTCAAACCATGGTCGACAAGGGATTTTTAAAACAGGTAAACAGAGATATGCTGCTGATCAGCAATACCATTGATGAACTGTTGGAAAAGATGAGAAATTACCAGGCGCCTACGGTTGGGAAATGGATTTCTAAAGATCAGGCATAA
- a CDS encoding glycosyltransferase family 2 protein, which yields MNMKLSVIIVNYNVTQLLRSCLQSLQKYILEIKYEVIVIDNASTDASWQELITEFPNIHFIASKENGGFSKANNQAIRTAKGEYILLLNPDTELEGFYMKELLDFADAKPSFGCLGVRMHDAEGNFLPESKRSVPDMFNSFEKLFTNFKTNNSKSYYRNDIEENEVAEVDVITGAFLLAKKVVYEKIGGLDEAYFMYGEDIDLCYTFLRNGYKNFYYGKVSILHHKGESTIKDEVYLSRFYGAMQIFIDKYYKESKPVQYSFLKAGLKLRHQIEKIRLK from the coding sequence ATTAATATGAAGCTGTCTGTTATTATTGTTAATTACAATGTCACCCAACTGCTCAGAAGCTGCCTCCAGTCGCTTCAGAAATATATCCTGGAGATAAAATATGAAGTCATTGTCATCGATAATGCTTCTACAGACGCTTCATGGCAAGAGCTTATTACTGAATTTCCCAACATACATTTTATTGCTTCCAAAGAAAATGGCGGTTTTTCAAAAGCCAACAATCAGGCCATCCGGACCGCAAAAGGAGAATATATTTTACTTCTAAATCCTGATACGGAGCTTGAAGGATTTTATATGAAAGAATTGCTGGATTTTGCAGATGCAAAGCCTTCCTTTGGATGTCTGGGAGTGAGGATGCATGATGCTGAAGGAAATTTTTTGCCTGAAAGTAAACGCTCAGTTCCGGATATGTTCAATTCGTTTGAAAAACTGTTTACCAATTTCAAAACGAACAATTCAAAATCCTATTACAGAAACGATATAGAAGAAAATGAGGTAGCTGAAGTTGATGTGATCACAGGAGCTTTTTTATTGGCTAAAAAAGTAGTGTACGAAAAAATAGGCGGGCTGGATGAAGCTTATTTTATGTATGGAGAAGATATTGATCTTTGCTATACCTTTTTAAGAAACGGATATAAAAACTTCTATTATGGAAAGGTTTCAATTCTTCACCATAAAGGGGAAAGTACCATTAAAGATGAGGTATATCTCAGCAGATTCTATGGAGCAATGCAGATCTTTATTGACAAGTATTATAAAGAATCTAAACCTGTACAATATTCATTTTTGAAAGCAGGATTGAAGCTCCGGCATCAGATTGAAAAGATCAGGTTAAAATAA